The Metamycoplasma phocicerebrale genome includes a region encoding these proteins:
- a CDS encoding IS3 family transposase — protein sequence MVVYESRLKYPLNKMLLFFQIAKSTYFYILKNINEEDSNKKEKKLILDIFNKNKARYGYRRITLELKNRGFIINHKKVKRLMSELNIYGKQPKAKYKSYKGEIGKICKNLLLKKVVDKNKNITYFNRDFQTSNINQIWSTDVSEFHIASGKVYLSPIIDANSREIISYTISRSPNFKQTIDMLKIAFKKHKNLNGLILHSDQGWQYQMKEYRDILKEKNILQSMSRKGNCYDNCIIEIFFGTMKNEMFYGHEYEFKSLDELENAMHKYIKYYNENRIITKLRGMTPKQYRCHSLNNLK from the coding sequence ATTGTTGTATATGAATCAAGGCTAAAATATCCTTTAAATAAAATGCTATTATTTTTTCAAATTGCTAAATCTACATATTTTTATATTTTAAAAAATATAAATGAAGAGGATTCTAACAAGAAAGAAAAAAAATTAATTCTTGACATTTTTAATAAAAATAAAGCAAGGTATGGATATAGAAGAATAACTTTAGAACTAAAAAATAGAGGCTTTATTATCAATCATAAAAAAGTAAAACGATTAATGAGTGAGCTAAATATATACGGTAAGCAACCTAAAGCTAAATATAAATCATATAAAGGCGAAATTGGCAAAATATGCAAAAATCTTTTATTAAAAAAAGTTGTTGACAAGAATAAAAATATTACTTATTTTAATAGAGATTTTCAAACTAGCAACATAAACCAAATTTGGAGTACAGATGTTTCAGAATTTCATATTGCTTCTGGAAAAGTATATTTATCACCAATTATAGATGCAAATAGTCGCGAAATTATATCTTACACAATATCAAGAAGTCCAAATTTTAAACAAACTATTGATATGTTAAAAATTGCCTTTAAAAAACACAAAAATTTAAATGGTTTAATTTTGCACTCTGATCAGGGTTGACAATATCAAATGAAAGAATATAGAGATATTCTAAAAGAAAAAAACATTCTGCAAAGCATGTCTCGAAAAGGAAATTGTTATGACAATTGTATAATTGAAATTTTTTTCGGAACAATGAAGAATGAAATGTTTTACGGTCATGAATATGAATTTAAGTCATTAGATGAATTAGAAAACGCAATGCACAAATATATAAAGTATTATAATGAAAATAGAATAATAACAAAATTAAGAGGAATGACACCTAAACAATATAGATGCCATTCGCTTAATAATTTAAAATAA
- the rsmG gene encoding 16S rRNA (guanine(527)-N(7))-methyltransferase RsmG, with protein sequence MKIIAKDNFKQITQEFLGDLTEEVLSKLWDYYCLIELENQKYNLTGFYNETLVKEGIIESILIFKEINNKIINLQNKKVLDIGSGAGFPIIPYLIFNPNFNLVIYEPMDKRVNFLNLVIEKCQLKNVVIKKQRAEESKDYEKFDFISARAVSELKNLVEISHKLSKINGTFCFLKSNNFEREIENAKYISKLLKIDFNIIEIGKFFNINNVLIYYKKSIQTPDGIPRKWSTIIKNNLKK encoded by the coding sequence ATGAAGATTATAGCAAAAGATAATTTTAAGCAAATTACTCAAGAATTTTTGGGCGATTTGACAGAAGAAGTTTTATCTAAATTATGAGATTATTACTGTTTAATAGAATTAGAAAACCAAAAATATAATTTAACAGGTTTTTATAATGAAACGTTAGTTAAAGAAGGAATTATAGAATCAATATTAATATTTAAAGAGATTAATAATAAAATTATTAATCTTCAAAATAAAAAAGTTTTAGATATTGGCTCAGGAGCAGGCTTTCCTATAATACCTTATTTAATATTTAATCCAAACTTTAATTTAGTTATTTATGAACCAATGGATAAAAGAGTGAATTTCTTAAATTTAGTTATAGAAAAATGCCAATTAAAAAATGTTGTCATAAAAAAACAAAGAGCCGAAGAATCAAAAGATTATGAAAAATTTGATTTTATTAGTGCTAGGGCTGTTTCAGAATTAAAAAATTTAGTTGAAATTTCTCATAAATTGTCAAAAATAAATGGAACTTTTTGTTTTTTAAAATCAAACAATTTTGAAAGAGAAATTGAAAATGCTAAATACATTTCAAAATTATTAAAAATTGATTTTAACATAATAGAAATTGGTAAGTTTTTTAATATAAATAATGTATTAATATATTACAAAAAAAGCATTCAAACTCCTGATGGTATACCTAGAAAATGATCAACCATTATAAAGAATAATTTAAAAAAATAA
- a CDS encoding helix-turn-helix domain-containing protein, producing the protein MKLKNEEKIKIIKLSNEGYSIKDLCEMYNVSKTTIATIRSLYKIHKYDFLSKNKKK; encoded by the coding sequence ATGAAATTAAAAAATGAAGAAAAAATAAAAATAATCAAACTTTCAAATGAAGGTTATAGCATTAAAGATTTATGTGAAATGTATAATGTAAGCAAAACTACAATAGCGACTATTAGATCTCTATATAAAATACATAAATATGATTTCTTAAGCAAAAACAAAAAAAAATAA
- a CDS encoding ribose-phosphate pyrophosphokinase — protein MKDNKDFVIFGMDNSLELAKQIGKFIKQEIQPVDKTVFADGERILSTNITVRNRDVYIICNTGKPVNDNLMDLMIFVDALKRANAKSIVCVLTYYGYARQDRKAKGRQPITAKLVADLLETAGITKLITIDLHNASIQGFFNIPVDDLRGQFIFSSELRKRKEKFVIVSPDHGGAVRARQLSELLNDDEQIAIIDKRRTGPNVSEIMGVLGNVKDKNVIIYDDIIDTGGTIIHAAKTLKEQGAKKIIIAATHGLFSRGFEMFENNPIINEVIITNSIDHSHLSHFKKLKELSMAEFLGLVIQANMNNNSISDIYEDYSKR, from the coding sequence ATGAAAGATAATAAAGATTTTGTAATATTTGGAATGGATAATTCATTAGAGCTAGCAAAGCAAATAGGAAAATTTATAAAACAAGAAATACAACCAGTAGATAAAACTGTTTTTGCCGATGGGGAAAGAATTTTATCAACTAATATTACAGTTAGAAATCGTGATGTTTATATTATTTGTAATACTGGTAAACCAGTTAATGATAATTTAATGGATTTAATGATTTTTGTAGATGCCTTAAAAAGAGCAAATGCAAAAAGCATTGTTTGTGTTTTAACTTATTATGGTTATGCTAGACAAGATCGCAAAGCAAAAGGAAGACAACCTATTACAGCGAAACTAGTAGCAGATTTATTGGAAACAGCGGGGATAACAAAACTTATTACTATTGATTTGCATAATGCTTCAATTCAAGGTTTTTTCAACATTCCTGTCGATGATTTAAGAGGACAATTTATTTTTTCGAGTGAGCTTAGAAAAAGAAAAGAAAAATTTGTTATTGTTTCTCCAGACCATGGCGGAGCTGTTCGAGCAAGACAATTATCTGAGTTGTTAAATGACGATGAACAAATAGCAATTATTGATAAAAGAAGAACGGGACCCAATGTATCTGAAATTATGGGGGTTTTAGGAAATGTAAAAGATAAAAATGTCATAATTTATGATGACATTATAGATACTGGTGGAACAATAATACATGCAGCTAAAACTCTAAAAGAACAAGGAGCAAAAAAAATAATTATTGCTGCTACTCATGGTTTGTTTTCAAGGGGATTCGAAATGTTTGAAAACAACCCAATAATTAACGAAGTTATAATTACAAATTCAATAGATCATTCTCATTTATCACATTTTAAAAAATTAAAAGAATTATCAATGGCTGAATTTTTAGGTTTAGTAATTCAAGCTAATATGAATAATAATTCAATTAGTGATATATATGAAGATTATAGCAAAAGATAA